The proteins below are encoded in one region of Metabacillus dongyingensis:
- a CDS encoding four-carbon acid sugar kinase family protein: MRISKAVFQRIPKVNESTVSKMLDARLLELNKKIIVLDDDPTGVQTVHGVSVYTDWSMESIEKGFKETNSIFFLLTNSRGFTAEETERAHKEIALNILAAAKKHNQEYMIVSRGDSTLRGHYPLETKVLKDTTEAASASRFDGEVIIPFFKEGGRFTIGNVHYVQDNEELIPAGETEFAKDRTFGYTHSHLGKWAEEKSNGDFKAESAVYISLESLRALDIETIKNQLLSVQDFNKVIVNAVDYVDVKIFSIALIDAIRAGKNFMFRSAAAFTKVIGGIKDKGLLSKEDLIIEESGNGGLIIIGSHVQKTTDQLAELRKAESIKFIEFDCHLVLDPEKFRSEISRVIETCENLLNSGETVAVYTRRERLDLGEERKEEELKLSVKISEAVTSIVKQLKIRPNYLIAKGGITSSDVGTNGLEVKRAVVAGQIQPGIPVWKTGNESKFPGMPYIVFPGNVGSKTSLREVVELLN, translated from the coding sequence ATGAGAATAAGTAAAGCGGTATTTCAAAGAATTCCGAAAGTAAATGAAAGCACTGTTTCTAAAATGCTTGATGCACGGCTTTTGGAGCTGAATAAAAAAATTATCGTTTTGGATGATGATCCTACTGGAGTTCAGACTGTTCACGGTGTTTCGGTCTACACAGACTGGTCAATGGAAAGCATAGAAAAGGGATTTAAAGAAACAAATTCTATATTTTTTCTTTTAACAAATTCAAGAGGTTTTACAGCAGAAGAAACGGAGAGGGCTCATAAAGAGATAGCCTTAAATATCCTGGCAGCTGCAAAGAAACATAATCAGGAATATATGATTGTCAGCCGCGGTGACTCAACTCTTAGGGGGCATTATCCATTAGAAACAAAGGTATTGAAGGACACGACTGAAGCCGCCTCTGCCTCGCGTTTTGACGGAGAAGTGATTATCCCCTTCTTTAAGGAAGGCGGCCGCTTCACAATCGGCAATGTTCACTATGTTCAGGACAACGAGGAGCTGATTCCAGCTGGAGAAACTGAATTCGCCAAGGACAGGACATTTGGATATACCCATTCACATTTAGGCAAGTGGGCTGAGGAAAAATCAAATGGAGATTTCAAGGCTGAATCGGCTGTCTATATTTCTTTGGAAAGCTTAAGGGCACTTGATATTGAAACCATCAAAAACCAGCTGCTTTCAGTTCAGGATTTTAACAAGGTTATTGTGAATGCAGTCGATTATGTCGATGTGAAAATATTTTCCATAGCATTAATTGATGCAATTAGAGCAGGGAAAAACTTTATGTTCCGAAGTGCTGCAGCCTTTACTAAAGTTATTGGCGGCATAAAGGATAAAGGGCTTCTATCAAAAGAAGACCTTATTATAGAAGAGTCAGGTAATGGGGGATTAATTATTATTGGTTCCCATGTGCAAAAAACAACTGACCAGCTTGCTGAACTGAGAAAGGCAGAGTCTATCAAGTTTATAGAATTTGACTGTCATCTTGTATTAGATCCAGAAAAGTTCCGTTCAGAAATCAGCAGAGTCATAGAGACATGTGAAAACCTTCTGAATTCAGGAGAAACTGTGGCTGTTTATACAAGAAGAGAACGGCTTGATCTTGGGGAAGAAAGAAAGGAAGAAGAGTTAAAGCTTTCTGTTAAAATCTCGGAAGCCGTGACAAGTATCGTCAAACAATTAAAGATTAGACCTAACTACCTTATAGCCAAAGGCGGTATAACATCAAGCGATGTAGGCACCAATGGCCTTGAAGTAAAAAGAGCTGTGGTAGCCGGCCAAATTCAGCCTGGAATTCCCGTCTGGAAGACTGGGAATGAAAGTAAATTTCCAGGAATGCCATATATCGTGTTTCCGGGAAACGTAGGCAGCAAAACTTCATTAAGGGAAGTTGTTGAACTGTTGAACTAG
- a CDS encoding GntP family permease, giving the protein MDSVFGLSHNASLLLYAIIAIAGLIFLIAKFKVNPFIALIVSAVFMGLISGMKLPEILKAFEAGVGSTLGFIAIVIGLGTMLGKMLAESGGAERIARTLIQIFGEKNVHWAMMVVAVICGIPVFFQVGVVLLIPLVFVIAKHTGTSLLKIGLSLVAGLAVVHSLVPPHPAAMLAVGIFGADIGKTILLSLVVALPAAAVAGPLYGSWISKRVKVEPTGELADQLTKSKNKELPKFGITLFTILLPVILMLISTVAGLTLPETSLLRYWVEFIGSPVIALLIALVFAFYSFGFARGYNKEQILHFTNDCLGPVASIVLLIGAGGGFNKILVTSGVGDAIAEFASGASLSPIFLAFAIAGLIRAAVGSATVAMTTAAGIVAPIALVTPGVSPELLVLAVGAGSIMLSHVNDSGFWLIKEFFNMSVPDTLKTWTVMETILSFSAFAMVLLLDLFI; this is encoded by the coding sequence ATGGATTCTGTATTTGGTTTAAGTCATAATGCAAGCTTACTATTATATGCGATTATCGCAATTGCAGGATTAATTTTTTTAATAGCCAAATTTAAAGTCAACCCGTTCATTGCACTTATTGTCTCAGCAGTGTTTATGGGGCTTATATCAGGAATGAAGCTTCCCGAAATATTAAAAGCATTTGAAGCCGGTGTCGGCAGTACATTAGGATTTATCGCGATTGTGATAGGACTTGGGACAATGCTTGGTAAAATGCTTGCCGAGTCAGGCGGTGCTGAAAGGATCGCACGGACTCTCATTCAAATTTTCGGTGAAAAAAATGTCCACTGGGCGATGATGGTTGTGGCTGTTATCTGCGGGATTCCTGTCTTCTTCCAGGTCGGGGTCGTCTTATTAATTCCGCTTGTTTTTGTAATAGCCAAGCATACAGGAACCTCTTTGCTTAAAATAGGTCTCTCACTAGTAGCGGGACTAGCGGTAGTCCACAGTCTTGTACCTCCGCATCCTGCAGCAATGCTTGCTGTCGGCATCTTTGGGGCTGATATTGGAAAAACAATCTTGCTGTCATTGGTTGTTGCTCTTCCTGCAGCTGCAGTTGCCGGTCCTTTGTACGGTTCATGGATTTCCAAAAGAGTAAAGGTTGAACCTACTGGAGAATTAGCTGATCAATTAACAAAATCTAAAAATAAAGAACTTCCAAAATTCGGGATTACTCTATTTACCATTTTACTTCCTGTTATTCTAATGCTTATATCTACAGTAGCCGGTTTGACTTTGCCTGAAACAAGTTTGCTTAGATACTGGGTTGAATTTATCGGCAGTCCAGTCATCGCATTGCTGATTGCGCTTGTATTTGCATTCTATTCATTTGGATTTGCACGCGGATATAATAAAGAACAAATTCTGCATTTTACGAATGATTGTCTTGGACCTGTCGCGTCAATCGTCCTTCTCATCGGAGCAGGGGGCGGATTTAATAAAATCCTTGTTACAAGCGGTGTAGGTGATGCCATAGCAGAATTTGCATCTGGCGCAAGCCTTTCTCCAATCTTCTTAGCCTTTGCAATTGCTGGATTGATCCGCGCTGCGGTCGGATCTGCAACAGTTGCTATGACAACAGCAGCGGGAATTGTTGCTCCAATTGCTTTGGTAACTCCAGGCGTCAGCCCGGAACTATTAGTACTGGCAGTAGGAGCAGGATCGATTATGCTTTCTCATGTAAATGATTCAGGATTTTGGCTGATTAAGGAATTCTTTAACATGTCAGTACCAGACACTCTAAAAACGTGGACTGTCATGGAAACAATCTTATCCTTCTCGGCATTTGCTATGGTTTTACTGCTTGATTTGTTTATTTAA
- a CDS encoding PadR family transcriptional regulator, whose amino-acid sequence MNVQFKKGVLEICVLILISKKDRYGYELAQSISSKIEVAEGTLYPLLRRLTKEEYLTTYLAESKEGPPRKYYSLTEKGRKNMNMLVEEWKQFSFSVNQFIEEGTGDEEQ is encoded by the coding sequence TTGAATGTGCAATTTAAAAAAGGGGTGCTAGAGATTTGTGTGCTGATTCTTATTTCCAAGAAGGATCGGTACGGTTATGAGCTTGCACAAAGCATATCGAGCAAGATTGAGGTGGCGGAAGGGACGCTTTATCCACTTCTGAGAAGGCTGACGAAAGAAGAATATTTAACAACGTACCTTGCCGAATCAAAAGAAGGACCACCCAGGAAGTATTATTCATTGACGGAAAAAGGGAGAAAAAACATGAATATGCTCGTTGAAGAGTGGAAGCAGTTTTCATTTTCAGTTAATCAATTTATTGAGGAGGGCACAGGGGATGAGGAACAATGA
- a CDS encoding HAAS signaling domain-containing protein — MRNNEFLSTLDSLLSRVPEKERHEMLYDYQEHFEIGASDGKSEKELAGELGDPNVIARELLADYFISKAESDQTATNMFRAIFAAVSLSFFNIIFIAGPVAALLGTYLALCAVAILLTLSPFGIMASSFMGFSIENFAFNFFFSLTLVSLGLLMSIGMIYVGKYFYHLILRYIKFNLKVIKGDRAV; from the coding sequence ATGAGGAACAATGAATTTTTATCAACACTGGATTCTCTGCTGAGCAGAGTACCGGAAAAAGAAAGGCATGAAATGCTTTATGACTACCAGGAGCATTTCGAGATTGGCGCAAGCGATGGGAAAAGCGAAAAGGAATTAGCAGGAGAGCTCGGCGATCCGAATGTGATTGCAAGGGAACTGCTTGCGGACTACTTTATCAGCAAGGCAGAATCAGATCAAACGGCGACCAACATGTTTCGGGCTATTTTTGCAGCGGTCAGTTTAAGCTTTTTTAACATTATTTTTATTGCAGGTCCTGTTGCAGCGCTTCTTGGAACGTATCTGGCACTTTGTGCGGTGGCCATTTTACTTACCCTATCACCATTTGGCATTATGGCTTCATCGTTCATGGGATTTAGCATCGAAAACTTTGCATTCAATTTTTTCTTCTCGCTGACTTTAGTCAGCCTTGGTCTCTTAATGAGCATCGGAATGATATACGTAGGAAAATATTTTTACCATTTAATTCTGAGGTACATTAAATTCAATTTAAAAGTGATTAAAGGAGACAGGGCAGTATGA
- a CDS encoding DUF4097 family beta strand repeat-containing protein encodes MKKLVYGLLLLLAAGIAGTVATAGASGGFSFNTKEVFDEKIIANKDIKNIEIDLTSADLTLHQTSDEDIKVELNGKANKKYSDRFQLDIDENGKTLDISLSGEDRIEFNFGINIVDTNVDVYLPERVFDRINAKTSSGDIEASGIKSKEIILNSQSGDVGMDSSASEGKTVLKTSSGEIQLLSNSAAALDLKSESGDLMIRDQKAKETVLYTSSGDINVVNAAGSVKADSSSGDIHIENKKLRGNIDAEASSGEITIELDEKPDSLSVDFKGGSGEGTVDLDGLSYEEKSEDEILGKIGSGKYTIKARTSSGDFQLR; translated from the coding sequence ATGAAAAAATTGGTTTATGGCTTGCTTTTATTGCTTGCTGCAGGGATAGCGGGCACAGTTGCAACAGCGGGAGCGTCTGGGGGATTTTCTTTTAACACAAAAGAAGTGTTTGATGAAAAGATCATTGCAAATAAGGATATTAAAAACATTGAGATTGATTTAACTTCAGCAGATCTTACTCTTCACCAAACTTCTGATGAGGATATTAAGGTGGAACTGAATGGAAAAGCAAACAAGAAATACAGCGACCGCTTTCAATTAGATATAGATGAAAACGGCAAAACACTTGATATTAGTCTATCAGGGGAAGACAGAATCGAATTTAACTTCGGCATCAATATTGTGGATACGAATGTTGATGTTTACTTGCCGGAACGGGTTTTTGACAGGATCAATGCGAAAACGTCCTCGGGTGATATAGAAGCTTCTGGTATTAAGTCAAAGGAAATCATTCTGAATTCGCAATCCGGGGATGTTGGAATGGACAGTTCAGCTTCTGAAGGAAAAACGGTTCTTAAAACTTCCAGCGGAGAAATTCAGTTACTCTCTAATTCAGCAGCTGCTTTAGATTTGAAATCGGAAAGCGGTGACTTAATGATTCGGGATCAGAAGGCAAAAGAGACAGTTCTTTATACATCTTCAGGAGATATAAATGTTGTAAATGCAGCTGGTTCTGTAAAAGCAGATTCTTCATCGGGAGACATTCACATCGAAAACAAGAAACTGAGAGGAAACATTGATGCCGAGGCTTCAAGTGGAGAAATTACCATTGAATTGGATGAGAAGCCAGATTCCCTTTCGGTCGATTTTAAAGGAGGCTCTGGCGAAGGAACAGTTGATTTAGATGGCTTGAGCTATGAGGAAAAATCGGAAGATGAGATACTGGGGAAAATCGGTTCAGGGAAATATACGATAAAAGCACGGACCAGCTCTGGAGATTTTCAGCTGAGGTAA
- a CDS encoding S8 family peptidase, which translates to MKGQVKLLPHKYGPIVKNVKTNSEGVEMIRAPKLWEQGIRGKGITIAVLDTGCDVNHPDLRANIAGGRNFTTDDNGNPDSLTDYHGHGTHVSGTIAAARYVGVAPQAKILVVKVLAGDSGSGEYAWITNGILYAIEQKVDVISMSLGGPSDHSEMRKAIKKAVSKQIAVVCAAGNEGDDDSRTSEFSYPGSYNEVISVGSVGFGKISSPFSNSNNEVDLVAPGEKIVSTIPGGEYAAFTGTSMSTPHAAGAIALIKQLEQKEFNRKFTEAEVYAQLIKRTIPHGNPKTQEGNGLLYLTAPDLLRESVAENKLI; encoded by the coding sequence GTGAAAGGACAAGTTAAACTGCTTCCCCATAAATACGGACCTATCGTGAAAAATGTAAAAACAAATTCTGAAGGAGTGGAAATGATTCGTGCTCCAAAGCTCTGGGAACAGGGGATAAGAGGGAAAGGAATTACAATAGCTGTGTTAGATACAGGCTGTGATGTGAATCATCCTGACCTGCGCGCAAATATTGCCGGCGGGCGAAATTTCACGACGGACGATAATGGAAATCCTGACAGTCTTACTGACTATCACGGCCATGGCACGCACGTATCGGGCACCATTGCGGCGGCGAGGTATGTGGGAGTTGCGCCTCAGGCAAAAATTCTTGTTGTAAAAGTGCTTGCCGGAGACTCCGGAAGCGGAGAATATGCTTGGATTACAAACGGCATCTTGTATGCGATTGAACAAAAAGTTGATGTGATTTCCATGTCGCTTGGAGGTCCTTCAGATCATTCTGAAATGCGAAAGGCTATCAAAAAGGCGGTTTCCAAACAAATCGCAGTTGTTTGCGCTGCTGGCAACGAAGGCGATGATGACAGCAGAACATCTGAGTTTTCTTATCCCGGTTCCTACAATGAGGTCATCTCGGTAGGATCAGTAGGCTTCGGGAAAATTTCCTCGCCATTCTCAAACTCTAATAATGAAGTTGATCTTGTAGCGCCTGGAGAAAAAATCGTCTCGACTATTCCCGGAGGTGAATATGCAGCATTCACCGGAACCTCTATGTCAACACCACATGCGGCAGGCGCGATTGCCTTAATCAAACAGCTTGAACAAAAGGAATTTAACCGAAAATTTACGGAAGCAGAAGTATATGCGCAATTGATCAAGCGGACAATTCCGCACGGCAATCCTAAAACGCAGGAAGGCAATGGTCTGCTATACTTGACTGCTCCGGACCTGCTGAGGGAAAGTGTAGCCGAGAACAAGCTAATATGA
- a CDS encoding YjcZ family sporulation protein: MYNNVNAPFTLGENIPHSPAFSHGYVAPAYGYAAPVCEYRDHRHGCHDFAIIVVLFILLIIIGACTFCR; this comes from the coding sequence ATGTATAATAACGTAAACGCACCATTTACTCTTGGAGAGAATATTCCTCACTCACCTGCTTTTTCTCACGGATATGTAGCTCCTGCTTATGGATACGCAGCTCCAGTTTGTGAATATAGAGATCACCGTCATGGATGTCATGATTTCGCGATTATAGTAGTGTTGTTTATTTTACTAATCATTATTGGCGCATGTACTTTCTGTCGCTGA
- the mraY gene encoding phospho-N-acetylmuramoyl-pentapeptide-transferase translates to MRDQIIPALIAFVAVSILSPLLITVLRKLRLIQPIRKELPSDHQLKNGTPLMFGIILFVGIIVSILFSPTPLMYFLSITYILFSFVGFLDDFWKASRQDPGGVSGKTKLIFQFIFTGTLLFYVINELGVDTSIAINKNITLDLPMVLYVIVITLFVVGSANAINFTDGLDGLLGVVAIPTYFFFFMVSERSEVQIFCLIMIGCLLGFLIYNIYPAKAFMGDTGSLAIGGSLSFLAVLEKVEILIPILFFIYFAEQLSVILQVSSFKLTHKRIFKMTPIHYHFGLKYGWSETTIVTVFGFISWFCAFICLFYWKFLLNP, encoded by the coding sequence TTGAGAGATCAAATAATCCCAGCGTTAATTGCTTTTGTAGCTGTTTCAATTTTATCTCCACTATTAATTACTGTTTTGAGAAAACTTAGGCTCATTCAACCGATAAGAAAAGAACTTCCTTCAGATCATCAGTTAAAAAATGGCACTCCGTTAATGTTTGGAATTATTCTTTTTGTAGGAATTATAGTATCAATTCTTTTTTCACCTACTCCATTAATGTATTTCTTGTCAATTACCTACATTCTTTTTAGTTTTGTTGGCTTTTTGGATGATTTTTGGAAAGCTTCTCGTCAAGATCCAGGAGGGGTATCTGGTAAGACCAAACTTATTTTTCAATTTATTTTTACTGGTACTTTGCTTTTTTACGTGATCAACGAACTAGGCGTAGACACCAGCATTGCTATTAATAAAAATATTACCTTGGATCTCCCAATGGTGTTATATGTCATTGTCATCACCTTATTTGTCGTAGGTTCTGCAAATGCCATAAATTTCACGGATGGATTAGACGGTCTTTTAGGAGTTGTTGCAATCCCTACATACTTTTTCTTTTTTATGGTTTCAGAAAGATCAGAGGTGCAAATTTTTTGTTTAATTATGATTGGATGTTTACTCGGCTTTCTCATTTATAATATATATCCAGCCAAAGCTTTTATGGGAGATACGGGATCACTAGCTATAGGGGGATCGCTTTCATTTCTTGCTGTTCTTGAGAAAGTTGAAATTTTAATTCCCATTTTGTTCTTTATATATTTTGCTGAACAACTTTCGGTTATTTTACAAGTTTCGTCATTTAAACTTACTCATAAGCGTATTTTCAAAATGACACCAATTCACTATCACTTTGGCTTAAAATATGGGTGGTCCGAAACTACAATTGTCACAGTTTTTGGGTTCATTTCTTGGTTTTGTGCTTTTATCTGTTTATTTTATTGGAAATTTCTTCTAAACCCATAA
- a CDS encoding aminoglycoside adenylyltransferase domain-containing protein — protein sequence MDSRVPIPVQNILHEYISLFHERIPNTLEGLYLHGSIALNAFINGTSDIDFVAIINRLLTVAEIKILSKIHQELEDKYKKTVLDGCYLLWEDMGNMKAETKKRLYANDGKVDWGNHVTNPITWWILKDKGINVIGPEINSFHFDVDESVLAAYVLNNMNTYWLKRMNRNKKFRRIAHLLPNKIVEWELQWSITGMLRQFYTLREHEVISKVDAGKFAINYMPERWHNIIKEAISIREGLSLRYCDSKKQRVNDMILCMNYILNYCNIMYKNQG from the coding sequence ATGGATTCAAGAGTCCCCATACCAGTTCAAAACATTCTACATGAATATATTTCCTTATTTCATGAGCGGATTCCCAATACTCTTGAAGGCTTATATTTACACGGTTCTATCGCCCTTAACGCTTTTATTAATGGCACTAGCGATATTGATTTCGTTGCCATAATAAACCGTCTTTTGACTGTAGCAGAGATAAAAATATTATCTAAAATCCATCAAGAATTAGAAGATAAGTACAAAAAGACAGTATTGGACGGATGCTACCTTCTGTGGGAGGACATGGGCAATATGAAAGCTGAAACAAAAAAACGGTTATATGCAAACGATGGAAAGGTAGATTGGGGTAATCATGTTACTAATCCGATTACTTGGTGGATTCTGAAAGACAAGGGAATAAACGTCATTGGTCCCGAGATAAACTCATTTCACTTTGATGTTGATGAAAGTGTTTTGGCTGCCTACGTACTCAATAATATGAACACCTATTGGTTAAAACGAATGAATAGAAATAAAAAATTCAGAAGAATAGCACATCTATTGCCAAACAAAATTGTGGAATGGGAATTACAATGGTCTATTACTGGAATGTTGCGCCAATTCTATACGCTTAGAGAACATGAAGTCATTTCAAAAGTTGATGCGGGTAAATTTGCAATCAATTATATGCCAGAAAGATGGCATAACATTATTAAAGAAGCGATAAGTATTCGAGAAGGTTTAAGCTTACGTTATTGTGATTCTAAGAAGCAACGGGTTAATGACATGATACTATGTATGAACTACATTCTTAATTATTGTAATATTATGTATAAAAATCAGGGTTAA
- the aldA gene encoding aldehyde dehydrogenase, producing the protein MQQHKLYINGEYIDSASEDTIDVINPATEHVISRIPAGTEEDANKAIEAAYEAQKKWEKVSSAERGKIVRELGDKLKERRETFIELLSEEQGKPYEQASGEVDTAIDYFYYMSEWARRIEGEIIPSDRPNENILMFRKPIGVAAGIVPWNFPVFILARKVATALITGCSIVLKPSQQTPNTAAEFTKIVDEMNDIPAGVYNFITGKGSTIGTVMAAHPKVSIITMTGNVKAGTKVMEAAAKNMTKVNLELGGKAPAIVTKNANLDTAVKCIKTSRITNSGQACTNAERVYVHEDIAIEFIEKMTQSMKETKLGMPNDKDAEMGPLVSQDRLDIVHEMVQNAVQNGAKVLTGGKRAEMSSGFFYEPTVITNVQQDSEIIQDEIFGPVLPILTFKTLDEAIELANDSDYGLSSSIYTDNVHEAMRAANELKFGETFINRENFEAIQGYHAGLRKSGLGGADGKHGIEDFTVTHAVYMQYDDEKQ; encoded by the coding sequence ATGCAGCAGCATAAATTGTACATTAACGGTGAATATATAGACTCTGCTTCTGAGGACACAATCGATGTAATCAACCCTGCAACAGAACATGTGATATCCAGAATACCCGCAGGAACAGAAGAGGATGCAAACAAAGCCATTGAAGCGGCCTATGAAGCGCAGAAAAAATGGGAAAAAGTCTCATCTGCAGAAAGAGGTAAAATAGTCCGCGAGCTTGGCGATAAGCTGAAAGAAAGACGAGAAACGTTCATTGAATTGCTCAGCGAGGAACAAGGCAAGCCATATGAGCAAGCAAGCGGAGAAGTTGATACCGCAATCGACTACTTCTATTATATGTCCGAATGGGCACGGCGGATTGAGGGAGAAATTATACCGAGTGACCGTCCGAATGAAAACATCCTGATGTTCAGAAAGCCAATCGGAGTCGCAGCTGGAATTGTCCCATGGAACTTCCCTGTGTTTATTTTGGCAAGAAAAGTGGCTACAGCGCTGATTACCGGCTGTTCAATCGTCTTAAAACCGAGTCAGCAAACGCCAAATACTGCAGCTGAATTCACTAAGATTGTTGATGAAATGAATGACATTCCTGCAGGCGTCTATAATTTCATTACCGGAAAAGGATCAACCATCGGAACGGTGATGGCAGCTCATCCAAAGGTCAGCATCATTACAATGACAGGCAATGTGAAAGCCGGAACGAAAGTAATGGAAGCTGCGGCTAAAAACATGACAAAAGTCAATCTTGAGCTTGGCGGTAAAGCGCCGGCTATTGTAACTAAAAATGCTAATCTAGATACAGCTGTAAAATGCATAAAAACATCACGCATCACAAATTCCGGACAGGCCTGCACAAATGCTGAGAGAGTATACGTCCACGAAGATATCGCAATAGAATTCATTGAAAAAATGACTCAGTCAATGAAAGAAACGAAGCTTGGCATGCCTAATGATAAAGATGCTGAAATGGGCCCGCTCGTTAGTCAGGACCGTTTGGATATTGTTCATGAAATGGTGCAGAATGCCGTTCAAAACGGAGCGAAAGTCTTAACTGGCGGCAAGAGAGCCGAGATGAGCAGCGGTTTCTTCTACGAACCAACTGTTATAACAAATGTACAGCAGGATTCAGAAATCATCCAGGACGAAATTTTCGGACCTGTTCTTCCAATCCTTACTTTTAAAACACTCGATGAAGCGATTGAACTCGCTAACGATTCAGATTATGGACTATCCTCTTCCATCTATACTGACAACGTGCATGAAGCAATGAGAGCAGCCAATGAACTGAAATTCGGCGAAACCTTCATCAACCGTGAAAATTTCGAGGCCATTCAAGGCTATCACGCAGGTCTCCGCAAATCAGGACTCGGCGGAGCGGACGGTAAACATGGAATCGAAGACTTTACTGTAACACACGCAGTGTATATGCAGTATGACGATGAAAAGCAATAA
- a CDS encoding TerD family protein has protein sequence MSISLSKGQRIDLTKTNPGLTKVIIGLGWDTNKYSGGKDFDLDASAFLADGSGKVQNDLEFVFYNNLKSPNGAVEHTGDNRTGEGDGDDEQMTIDFSLLPDHVEKIGITVTIHDADGRHQNFGQVSNAFVRVVNADNSEEVLRYDLGEDFSVETAVVVCELYKHGQDWKFNAIGSGFSGGLAALCKNYGLDV, from the coding sequence ATGTCAATTTCTTTATCAAAAGGACAGCGTATTGATCTGACAAAAACAAACCCGGGCCTTACGAAAGTCATTATCGGTCTTGGCTGGGATACGAATAAGTATTCAGGCGGGAAGGATTTTGATCTGGATGCTTCTGCTTTTCTGGCTGATGGAAGCGGCAAGGTTCAGAACGATTTAGAATTTGTTTTTTACAACAACTTAAAAAGTCCAAATGGCGCTGTTGAACATACTGGAGATAACCGAACGGGAGAAGGGGATGGCGATGATGAGCAAATGACCATTGACTTCTCACTGCTGCCGGACCATGTAGAAAAAATAGGGATTACTGTAACGATTCATGATGCGGATGGCCGCCATCAAAACTTTGGCCAAGTTTCCAATGCATTTGTTCGTGTTGTAAATGCCGATAACTCTGAAGAAGTGCTCCGTTATGATTTGGGTGAAGATTTTTCAGTTGAAACAGCAGTAGTTGTCTGTGAATTATACAAGCATGGTCAAGACTGGAAATTCAACGCAATCGGCAGCGGCTTTTCAGGCGGCCTTGCTGCACTTTGCAAAAATTACGGATTAGACGTTTAA
- a CDS encoding vWA domain-containing protein, translating into MSSINLMKKTAGIVLEKKKLTGVVARVGLVLDISGSMRSLYKNGTVQKVVERILAVASQFDDDGMLDVWVYDNEFSRLPSVTERDFENYVNLQILNSDTIHKFGRNDEPPVMYDVMNKYLKEDPSKDPAFIVFINDGGCKRTIKKPVVSSSDKPIFWQFVGVGNSNFDVLENLDTMEGRFIDNANFFHVQDIDAITDEQLYDRLLNEFPDWIREAKEKRVLLEEIQSGT; encoded by the coding sequence GTGAGCTCGATCAACTTAATGAAAAAAACCGCAGGAATCGTACTTGAAAAAAAGAAACTTACCGGAGTTGTCGCACGGGTAGGACTAGTACTTGATATCTCAGGATCTATGAGAAGCCTCTATAAAAATGGAACTGTTCAAAAAGTGGTAGAACGCATCCTGGCTGTGGCCAGTCAGTTCGATGATGACGGCATGCTGGATGTGTGGGTATACGATAATGAGTTTTCAAGACTGCCTTCTGTGACAGAAAGAGATTTTGAAAACTACGTCAACCTGCAGATTTTAAACAGTGACACTATACATAAATTCGGCCGCAACGATGAACCGCCTGTCATGTACGACGTCATGAACAAATATTTAAAAGAAGATCCAAGTAAAGATCCAGCTTTTATAGTGTTTATTAACGACGGAGGCTGCAAGCGAACGATCAAAAAGCCGGTAGTATCATCTTCTGACAAACCGATATTCTGGCAATTTGTCGGTGTAGGAAATTCAAATTTCGATGTGCTGGAAAACCTGGATACAATGGAAGGCAGATTTATTGATAACGCCAATTTCTTTCATGTTCAGGACATCGATGCGATAACAGATGAGCAGCTGTACGATCGCTTGCTGAACGAATTTCCGGATTGGATTAGAGAAGCGAAAGAGAAGAGAGTATTATTGGAGGAAATACAGTCTGGGACGTGA